In Blastopirellula sp. J2-11, a single genomic region encodes these proteins:
- a CDS encoding DUF1552 domain-containing protein, whose translation MNTSISRRTMLRGFGAALALPWLEQMAPIASAAASTGKPPVRMAFLYVPNGVNVEQWRPQGEGADWQLSPTLSSLKDVKSEMTAFTGLTLRGAFALGDGGGDHARSVASFLTGSHPKKTDGADISNDVSVDQFAASQIGFATKFPSLELGCEPSAQAGKCDSGYSCVYTSNMAWRNSSSHVGKEINPQAAFDRLFGNENAKESAENRALRHKRKKSILDFVMDDAKRLNQKLGQADQRKMDEYLYAVREIERRVQQSIKLDGTEVDVPDYPRPKGVPADYGEHVRLMMDMMVLAFRTDMTRVSTFMFTNAGSNRTYNNIGVPDSHHGLSHHGRNKEKLEKIAKIDAYHVSQYAYLVKELQKVREGDGTLLDNCMVMYGSGIGDGDRHNHDDLPIIMAGRGGGAIKTNRHLTYDKNTPLTNLYVSMLEIMGAKTDRFGDSNGRLTNLG comes from the coding sequence ATGAACACCAGCATTTCACGCCGTACGATGCTTCGCGGCTTTGGCGCCGCACTGGCGCTGCCGTGGCTCGAACAGATGGCGCCGATCGCTTCGGCCGCCGCGTCGACCGGCAAACCTCCCGTGCGCATGGCGTTCCTCTACGTTCCGAACGGCGTCAACGTCGAACAATGGCGCCCCCAAGGCGAAGGCGCCGATTGGCAATTATCTCCCACTTTATCATCGCTAAAAGACGTCAAGTCCGAGATGACCGCATTCACCGGGCTCACCCTCCGCGGTGCGTTCGCGCTGGGTGACGGCGGCGGCGATCACGCTCGCAGCGTCGCCTCGTTTCTGACCGGATCGCATCCGAAGAAGACCGATGGCGCCGATATCAGCAATGACGTCTCGGTCGACCAGTTCGCCGCGTCGCAAATTGGCTTCGCGACAAAGTTTCCTTCGCTCGAACTTGGCTGCGAACCGAGCGCCCAAGCCGGCAAGTGCGACTCTGGCTATAGCTGCGTTTATACGTCGAACATGGCCTGGCGCAATTCATCGTCGCACGTTGGTAAAGAAATCAACCCGCAGGCCGCTTTCGATCGCTTGTTCGGCAACGAGAACGCCAAGGAATCGGCCGAAAACCGCGCGCTGCGTCACAAGCGGAAGAAGAGCATTCTCGACTTTGTGATGGATGATGCGAAACGCTTGAATCAAAAGCTGGGCCAAGCGGATCAGCGGAAGATGGACGAATACCTGTACGCCGTACGCGAGATCGAACGCCGCGTGCAGCAGTCGATCAAACTGGACGGAACGGAAGTCGACGTGCCTGACTATCCTCGTCCGAAAGGGGTTCCGGCCGATTATGGCGAGCATGTCCGTTTGATGATGGACATGATGGTGCTGGCTTTCCGGACGGACATGACCCGAGTTTCGACCTTCATGTTCACCAACGCCGGCAGCAACCGCACCTACAACAATATTGGCGTTCCAGATAGTCACCATGGGCTCTCGCATCATGGTCGCAACAAAGAGAAGCTCGAAAAAATCGCCAAGATCGACGCCTATCACGTCTCGCAATACGCCTACCTGGTCAAAGAGTTGCAGAAGGTTCGCGAAGGGGACGGCACGCTGCTGGACAACTGCATGGTGATGTATGGCAGCGGCATCGGCGACGGCGATCGCCATAACCATGACGACCTGCCGATCATCATGGCGGGCCGCGGCGGCGGAGCGATCAAGACGAATCGTCACCTGACGTACGACAAAAATACGCCGCTGACCAATCTCTATGTGTCGATGCTCGAGATCATGGGCGCCAAAACCGATCGCTTCGGCGATTCGAACGGTCGCTTGACCAATCTCGGCTAA
- a CDS encoding DUF1592 domain-containing protein: MRISSLFMSIALLLAASSSLWAEPARHQAEFEKHVKPFLKKYCADCHSGDFAESGVDLASFNTAEQVMTSGRKTWQKTLDMLAAGTMPPKEETQPSAEELTQTLEWIRNALADYSCDGPVDPGRETIRRLNRVEYENTIRDLLGIEFKATEEFPADDVGYGFDNIGDVLSLSPLLLEKYYDAAETIANKAIVTDPERLIRSDRLKDFKLKDGSKSDDRISFASHNVAGTDFHVETPGEYKVSIRAFGTRAGDDLPNMHVKVDDEKKDFSVDAERGKEKNYEITKRFSKGKHRLEISFTNDFYDPNNSNPQRRDRNLMVNSVKLVGPPGVKPEDFPESHRVIFVAYPGQEGITAEVAARRILTRFASRAFRRPATADEVNRLYALVSSSQADGAKFEESIRDGVIAILCSPNFLYRVEMDESKQPVRAITEYELASRLSYFLWSSAPDQQLLTLAYEGKLRSQLDPQIERMMKSPKSSALVENFAGQWLQLRNLESAKPDRRQFRSFTSQLAQDMRRETELFVASIMQDDRSILDLIAADYSYLNESLAKHYGVKDIQGNEFRKVSLADKGRGGLLTQASILTVTSHPTRTSPVKRGKWVLENILGTPPPDPPADVPTLEGQKELTGTLRQRMAQHMANPSCASCHSRMDPIGFSLENYDAVGAFRTKDEGQKIDAKGELPGGVQFEGAKGLREIILKDHRDEFVRTFSEKMLTYALGRGVEYYDMCAVDAIQAELERNDYRFSALVKAIVHSDPFQKRRTQ; encoded by the coding sequence TTGCGAATTTCTTCGCTCTTCATGTCGATTGCGCTCTTGCTAGCGGCTAGTTCGTCGCTCTGGGCCGAGCCTGCACGTCATCAAGCGGAATTCGAGAAGCACGTCAAACCGTTTCTGAAGAAGTATTGCGCCGATTGCCATTCTGGTGATTTCGCCGAGTCAGGCGTTGATCTGGCCTCGTTCAATACGGCGGAGCAGGTGATGACCAGCGGTCGCAAGACCTGGCAAAAGACGCTCGATATGCTCGCGGCGGGGACGATGCCGCCCAAAGAGGAAACGCAGCCCTCGGCGGAAGAATTGACCCAGACCCTGGAATGGATTCGCAACGCGCTGGCCGACTATTCGTGCGATGGTCCGGTCGATCCCGGTCGCGAGACGATTCGCCGTCTGAACCGTGTCGAATATGAAAACACGATTCGTGACTTGCTGGGGATCGAATTCAAAGCGACCGAAGAGTTTCCGGCGGATGACGTCGGTTATGGTTTTGACAATATCGGCGACGTTCTTTCGCTCTCGCCGCTGCTGCTAGAAAAATATTACGACGCCGCCGAGACGATCGCCAACAAAGCGATTGTGACCGATCCCGAGCGACTGATTCGCAGCGACCGGCTGAAAGACTTCAAGCTGAAGGATGGCTCGAAGAGCGACGATCGGATCAGCTTCGCTTCGCACAACGTGGCGGGGACTGATTTTCATGTCGAGACGCCTGGCGAATACAAGGTTTCAATTCGCGCTTTCGGCACGCGGGCCGGCGATGATTTGCCCAACATGCATGTCAAAGTGGATGACGAAAAAAAGGACTTTTCGGTCGACGCGGAACGGGGCAAAGAAAAGAACTACGAGATCACCAAGCGGTTTAGCAAAGGCAAGCATCGGCTTGAGATCTCGTTCACCAATGACTTTTACGATCCCAACAATTCCAATCCGCAGCGTCGCGATCGCAACTTGATGGTCAACAGCGTCAAACTGGTTGGACCGCCTGGGGTGAAGCCGGAAGACTTTCCCGAGTCGCATCGTGTGATCTTCGTCGCCTATCCCGGCCAAGAGGGGATCACCGCCGAAGTCGCCGCTCGCCGCATCTTGACTCGCTTCGCATCCCGCGCCTTCCGCCGTCCTGCGACGGCCGACGAAGTGAATCGCTTGTACGCGCTCGTCAGCAGTTCGCAGGCCGATGGGGCGAAATTTGAAGAATCGATCCGCGACGGCGTGATCGCCATCCTTTGTTCGCCCAACTTCTTGTACCGGGTTGAAATGGATGAAAGCAAACAGCCGGTTCGTGCGATTACCGAGTATGAGCTTGCATCGCGATTGTCCTATTTCCTCTGGAGCAGCGCACCTGACCAACAGTTGCTGACGCTGGCCTACGAAGGGAAGTTACGATCGCAGCTGGATCCACAAATCGAGCGGATGATGAAATCGCCGAAGAGTTCGGCCCTGGTCGAAAACTTCGCCGGCCAATGGCTGCAGCTCCGCAATTTGGAATCCGCGAAACCGGATCGACGCCAATTTCGCTCGTTCACATCGCAGTTGGCGCAAGACATGCGCCGCGAGACCGAGCTCTTCGTCGCGTCGATTATGCAGGATGATCGCAGCATCTTAGATTTGATCGCCGCCGATTATTCCTACCTCAACGAATCGCTCGCCAAACACTACGGCGTCAAAGACATCCAAGGGAACGAATTCCGCAAGGTTTCGCTCGCCGACAAGGGGCGCGGCGGCCTTTTGACCCAGGCCAGTATTTTGACGGTGACGTCCCATCCGACACGTACGTCTCCGGTGAAACGTGGCAAATGGGTGTTGGAAAACATTCTGGGAACGCCGCCGCCAGATCCCCCGGCCGATGTGCCGACCCTGGAAGGGCAAAAAGAGTTGACAGGGACGCTCCGTCAGCGGATGGCTCAGCATATGGCCAATCCAAGTTGCGCGTCTTGCCATTCGCGAATGGATCCCATTGGGTTCTCCCTTGAGAACTATGACGCGGTCGGCGCTTTCCGCACCAAAGATGAAGGTCAAAAGATCGACGCCAAGGGAGAGTTGCCCGGCGGCGTACAATTTGAAGGCGCCAAAGGGCTGCGAGAGATTATTCTGAAAGATCATCGTGACGAATTCGTTCGCACGTTTTCAGAAAAAATGCTGACCTACGCATTGGGTCGCGGTGTTGAATACTACGACATGTGTGCGGTCGATGCGATTCAAGCTGAATTGGAACGTAACGATTACCGTTTCTCCGCGCTAGTGAAAGCGATCGTCCATAGCGATCCTTTCCAAAAGCGCCGTACGCAATAA
- a CDS encoding DegT/DnrJ/EryC1/StrS family aminotransferase — MSAQESAGRPASVPLLDVARGNAPLQTEFVAALETVLDSGRFVFGPEVFELEKQIAAASHAKYGVSCASGSDALLLALMAYDIGPGDEVIVPSFTFFATASAVWRLGAKPVFADIDPVTFNIDPAAIAAVVTPNTKAIIPVHLFGQAADMTSINAIAAAHDLWVIEDACQAILAEYDGQPVGSIGDVGCFSFYPTKNLGGMGDGGMMTTNDEEFAAKLRLYRGHGMEPRYYHSVVGVNSRLDTFQAATLLVKMPKLAQWTDMRRENAARYGELFQTAGMDECVILPAEYPEHKHAWNQYTIRVPQGRRDALRKHLADHKIGSEIYYPVPLHQQACFASMGEHASLVETEKAALEVLSLPIFPELTAAEQRYVVEAVDKFYSTIQKKAVA; from the coding sequence ATGAGCGCTCAAGAATCGGCGGGCCGTCCCGCCTCGGTTCCGCTGTTGGATGTCGCCCGCGGCAATGCCCCTTTGCAGACCGAATTTGTCGCGGCGCTAGAAACCGTCCTCGACTCCGGGCGATTTGTGTTCGGCCCTGAAGTCTTTGAACTGGAAAAGCAGATCGCCGCCGCGTCGCACGCCAAATACGGCGTTAGCTGCGCCTCGGGGAGCGATGCGCTGTTGCTGGCGCTGATGGCCTACGATATCGGCCCCGGCGACGAAGTGATCGTCCCTAGCTTCACCTTCTTCGCTACGGCTAGCGCCGTCTGGCGTTTGGGCGCCAAGCCGGTCTTCGCTGATATTGACCCGGTCACGTTTAATATCGATCCGGCCGCGATCGCCGCGGTTGTGACTCCGAACACCAAAGCGATCATCCCGGTTCATTTGTTTGGTCAGGCGGCCGACATGACCTCGATCAACGCGATCGCCGCCGCCCACGATCTGTGGGTGATTGAAGATGCTTGCCAGGCGATTTTGGCCGAGTACGACGGCCAGCCGGTCGGTTCGATCGGCGATGTCGGCTGCTTTAGCTTCTACCCGACCAAAAACTTGGGCGGCATGGGAGACGGCGGCATGATGACGACCAACGACGAAGAATTCGCGGCGAAACTGCGACTTTATCGTGGTCACGGCATGGAGCCCCGCTATTACCACTCGGTGGTCGGCGTCAACAGTCGCTTGGATACGTTCCAGGCCGCCACGTTGTTGGTGAAGATGCCGAAGCTGGCCCAATGGACCGACATGCGTCGTGAAAACGCGGCTCGCTACGGCGAACTGTTCCAAACGGCAGGCATGGATGAGTGCGTGATCCTGCCGGCCGAATATCCAGAACACAAACATGCCTGGAATCAGTACACGATCCGGGTTCCGCAAGGACGTCGTGACGCGTTGCGCAAACACTTGGCCGATCACAAAATTGGTAGCGAGATTTACTATCCGGTCCCGCTGCATCAACAAGCCTGTTTCGCCAGCATGGGGGAGCACGCCAGCTTGGTCGAAACCGAAAAGGCGGCGTTGGAAGTGCTGAGCCTGCCGATCTTCCCCGAATTGACCGCCGCCGAACAGCGCTATGTGGTGGAAGCGGTCGATAAGTTTTATTCGACGATTCAAAAGAAAGCGGTCGCCTAA
- a CDS encoding GNAT family N-acetyltransferase — translation MIIRPETPDDVPAIRALLLAAFPTAIENEIVDQLRDSGCDQLSLLAEEDGQITGQILFTPATIEKAGRVVSGWGLAPVSVLPQAQRRGVGAQLIETGLAQLRDSGALFVIVLGDSNYYPKFGFQPASQWNVRSELAGVPDEAFMVIVYNEDAIGDGGIAKYRREFASAV, via the coding sequence ATGATTATTCGCCCTGAAACGCCGGACGATGTTCCGGCGATTCGCGCATTGCTGCTGGCCGCATTTCCGACCGCGATCGAAAATGAAATCGTCGATCAACTTCGCGACAGCGGCTGCGACCAATTGTCACTTCTCGCCGAAGAGGATGGCCAGATTACCGGCCAGATATTGTTTACTCCTGCGACGATCGAAAAAGCGGGACGCGTCGTCTCTGGTTGGGGACTTGCGCCGGTGTCGGTCTTACCGCAAGCGCAGCGCCGCGGCGTTGGCGCCCAACTGATCGAAACTGGACTCGCTCAACTGCGTGACTCGGGCGCGTTGTTCGTCATCGTGCTGGGGGATTCCAACTACTATCCAAAATTTGGTTTTCAGCCGGCGTCCCAGTGGAACGTCCGTTCAGAACTAGCCGGTGTGCCCGACGAGGCGTTTATGGTGATCGTCTACAACGAGGACGCGATCGGCGATGGCGGAATCGCGAAGTACCGTCGAGAGTTCGCCTCCGCGGTTTAA
- a CDS encoding inositol monophosphatase family protein produces MPDYLTTCETAARAAGQVLLDWQGKFRVREKGRADLVTEADIEAQKAIQKIVLGDFPEHGFLGEEEDPANAASAQYEFRWIADPLDGTTNYVHGLANYSVSLALQHHGEVIVGVVYDPVHDQCFAAERGQGATLNGAKLQVSEITDLEGALVAVSFAPGIERDSPEIEQFIEVLVRCQAVRRLGSAALNLAYVAAGNLDAYWASSVKIWDVAAGVLLVEEAGGVLRGVGGEPLDWNRPHVVAAATPELHDQLQATIKI; encoded by the coding sequence ATGCCTGATTATTTAACGACTTGCGAAACGGCAGCCCGAGCTGCAGGACAAGTGTTGCTCGACTGGCAAGGGAAATTTCGGGTTCGCGAGAAGGGGCGCGCGGACCTAGTTACCGAGGCCGATATCGAAGCCCAAAAAGCGATCCAGAAAATTGTCCTCGGCGATTTTCCCGAACACGGATTCTTGGGAGAAGAGGAAGACCCCGCAAATGCCGCTTCTGCGCAATACGAATTTCGCTGGATCGCCGATCCCCTGGATGGGACGACCAACTACGTTCATGGGCTAGCAAATTATTCGGTATCCCTTGCTTTACAGCATCACGGCGAAGTGATCGTCGGAGTCGTTTACGACCCGGTCCATGACCAATGTTTTGCGGCTGAGCGCGGCCAAGGCGCGACGCTGAATGGCGCAAAGTTGCAGGTCAGCGAGATCACCGATCTGGAAGGTGCGCTGGTCGCCGTCAGCTTTGCACCCGGGATCGAACGCGACTCTCCTGAAATCGAACAGTTCATCGAGGTCCTGGTCCGTTGTCAGGCAGTACGGCGGCTTGGTTCGGCGGCGCTGAATCTTGCCTATGTCGCCGCCGGAAATCTTGACGCCTACTGGGCGTCGAGCGTTAAAATTTGGGATGTAGCCGCCGGCGTTTTGTTGGTGGAAGAAGCCGGCGGCGTCCTCCGCGGCGTCGGCGGTGAGCCGCTCGACTGGAATCGCCCTCACGTTGTCGCTGCGGCGACTCCAGAGCTACACGATCAATTGCAGGCAACCATTAAAATCTGA
- a CDS encoding glucuronate isomerase → MSIELRKQLFEQLDQIVLVDPHSHINPLSAASTTLADILGYHYYTELSHSAGMPKDQIEEPGLDPKEKVRRLVENFGPIENTIQYSWFIEFAQKMFGFADDRLTTDNWEALYDAAADKMAGDDWEETVLRESKLEGVFLTNDFDDALEGFDTSRYIPCLRTDDLVFHLSKLTVAERLENATGISVNGRATLESALDKLFDHFVSKNAKACAISLPPDFAPHFVSESRADKAIQNILGKGLEADPNDRHAAANFVFWSLAERCRQHKLPFDLMIGVNRGVYETGVYQGQDLYDSRVSLIQYRQLFNAFSDVTFPVSVLASVTNQELVSYSWIFPNVVANGHWWYSNTPAYIEQDLAARLEAIPQTKVIGYYSDMYKLEFGMPKFAMFKRILAKVLAERFVIDRGWSEQRAVELGRIVLRGNVETIFGVGG, encoded by the coding sequence ATGTCGATCGAGTTGCGAAAACAGCTTTTTGAACAACTAGACCAAATCGTCCTTGTTGATCCCCATTCGCACATCAATCCGCTGAGTGCGGCGTCGACAACGCTGGCCGATATCTTGGGGTATCACTACTACACCGAGCTATCGCATTCGGCCGGCATGCCGAAAGACCAAATCGAAGAGCCAGGTCTCGATCCGAAAGAAAAAGTGCGTCGGTTGGTCGAGAACTTCGGCCCGATCGAAAACACAATCCAATACAGTTGGTTCATCGAGTTCGCTCAGAAGATGTTTGGGTTCGCCGACGATCGTCTGACGACCGACAACTGGGAAGCGCTTTACGACGCCGCCGCCGACAAAATGGCTGGCGACGATTGGGAAGAAACGGTGCTGCGCGAGAGCAAGTTGGAAGGGGTCTTTCTGACCAACGACTTTGACGACGCGCTGGAAGGCTTTGACACGTCGCGTTATATCCCTTGTCTGCGAACCGATGACCTGGTCTTTCATTTATCAAAATTGACGGTTGCTGAGCGACTAGAAAATGCGACCGGCATCTCGGTCAATGGTCGCGCTACGCTGGAAAGCGCCCTCGACAAACTGTTCGATCACTTCGTCAGCAAAAATGCGAAAGCCTGTGCGATCTCGCTGCCGCCTGACTTTGCTCCGCACTTTGTCAGCGAAAGCCGCGCCGACAAAGCGATCCAAAACATTCTGGGAAAAGGGCTGGAAGCCGATCCCAACGATCGCCATGCCGCGGCGAACTTTGTCTTTTGGTCGCTGGCCGAACGTTGCCGTCAACACAAGCTGCCGTTCGATCTGATGATCGGCGTCAATCGCGGCGTCTACGAAACCGGCGTCTATCAAGGGCAAGATCTGTACGACAGCCGCGTGTCACTGATTCAGTATCGCCAACTCTTCAACGCATTCAGTGACGTTACTTTCCCGGTGTCGGTCTTGGCCAGCGTCACCAATCAAGAACTGGTCAGCTATAGCTGGATCTTCCCCAACGTCGTCGCCAACGGTCACTGGTGGTACAGCAACACGCCGGCCTACATCGAGCAAGACCTGGCAGCGCGGCTCGAAGCGATCCCGCAAACCAAGGTGATCGGCTACTACAGCGATATGTACAAGCTGGAATTCGGCATGCCGAAGTTCGCGATGTTCAAACGGATCTTGGCCAAAGTCCTCGCCGAACGCTTTGTGATCGATCGCGGCTGGAGCGAACAGCGTGCTGTTGAACTGGGCCGCATCGTGTTGCGCGGCAACGTCGAAACGATCTTCGGCGTCGGCGGCTAA